One Haloplanus sp. GDY1 DNA segment encodes these proteins:
- a CDS encoding DNA translocase FtsK, with translation MSETTQTQDSSFESNEDLIGKAIANETVDQLTEENIGVIIESPPRFDAEEFVDILCSNARYDVGLAMVSIDEADIDDLQSRTEDSSVRLTDKVSVAVNWRNGTDTGFEWDGRIEPEKLVILVRGDHARLNSMKDFEGMVDLPLAEITREITDQMQAQKQFTDSPPAQAIWETVGSDLYDRFEIPAVADYATSTLKESEQGSLDALGTELYRLRLFNDPGLNNPDEIPDRLSDNLDLVLRVSHMSNRDRRRLTNSVTKVDDSEREEREQSVAKLRRFERTGDSEILADLTYNEVNEIFSTSGQSSQRRSTTSTRRDVESASVEAVFDDNNEELERLSEEFDDQYREAVEEEENRVDMEFTGDEQLAFDVNDDLYYFIEHFVTEDSFGGIIHNPEDRQSAIKNFQALRTEKFQPRGEDSSFEKLRRVAENSGKFEDLVASIDRYVTARSELVDALPGLLSAPLIRLLGDDDLLESAENYIEAYREVQDKLDKKYREIQDVSSEGSSKLLSDFLLFDTVILEYEDDRELVLSPLHPLHLWKYSELAREMKDEKESLTEEERNFLINSVEEQPHVLRSIHVGGNYRLADETYLVQSAELDRLPVYTRIENAAEGTNSKFYDYVLDKFTSAYPPSQRHLKISVIDPLDPVDLLSDIADLAEKEEIQGATVEFAFIEDEEKPVLNGTASPSVSEDITNLFGPDNDSGEFEIVTTEHPSYDSYAESLKGDPQHFILINDQSNFSIQTFERDAETTIHPLYVPKEFDYDLLEDKINISPSKEGVLFSEYQDLINQLYNQRQAIHNAEVNELNVEKETIDDLLDSAIWVSISSPPMNGNPFWKDNLISRERRGERDFATYSEDIDYFRRVLRRIITEYRLAPDDTDLEDIAERIADLQQSGLLRLITRETLGSGKSRNTKGLLGSIIAVQWLQQTLADPKLIFSIDNPRTREWLNLGDSESRADILTVQFDDDGGLILDIIEIKTLEETSGAYTVKDEDGTKVVEGNAVDQVFETTDTIRGLFTGDKNLTTSPRKEALREQLYYELTSAEGMEGKQEWADRINDVFNGDAQIEINPRIVSVEVTSEATSDERIDGVTPNAQSIRVDKLPRQSIKRLIVSGIEDREDQRPEEDAEEEAVAEEETDEIDESETEVDREETGGEEEDTVGDDEKTDVNTESADRFGDPEEYTDLVETLKRVLNEFKINIRNIDPDDIDVGPNVVRFKIRLAPGEKQSSLEQRTEDIAREMAFEKEPIVQRLPGTEYVALDVPRENNVVVPQRDYRDRYKPSDEIETSSLPFLAGVTPDGDVYRSDLSEAPHMLVGGATGSGKTVFLYSLIMNFMEQKGEDNVEFALVDPKETDFIFFDALPNLSNGEVITDAEDAANLFEWLVEDEIPRRKQLLRESVCRDIGEYNEQNPDDQMKPIVVIIDEYSDLLQQLGEDADDTEDNVRRIAQIARAQGIHLVISTQRPSHEAIDTDLRANLDTRVAFRLPKQSDSRILIDEGGAEELGGDGDMLLKEADRTTRLQGLYVDSDDIRNLINQYR, from the coding sequence ATGAGCGAAACCACACAGACACAAGACAGCTCATTCGAGAGCAACGAGGATCTGATCGGCAAAGCAATCGCCAACGAGACAGTCGACCAGCTGACCGAGGAAAACATCGGAGTTATAATCGAATCGCCACCCCGATTCGACGCTGAGGAGTTCGTCGATATTCTCTGCAGTAACGCACGGTACGATGTCGGCCTTGCTATGGTCAGCATCGATGAAGCAGACATCGACGATCTCCAGTCACGGACAGAGGACTCCTCCGTCAGACTCACAGACAAAGTTAGTGTCGCCGTCAACTGGCGGAATGGGACCGACACCGGATTCGAATGGGACGGACGCATCGAACCAGAGAAACTGGTGATTCTGGTTCGGGGAGACCACGCCCGCCTGAATTCGATGAAAGATTTCGAGGGTATGGTCGACTTGCCTCTGGCAGAAATCACGCGAGAAATCACCGACCAGATGCAGGCCCAGAAACAGTTCACCGACAGTCCCCCAGCCCAAGCTATCTGGGAAACCGTTGGCTCCGACCTCTACGACAGGTTCGAAATCCCTGCAGTTGCTGACTACGCAACGTCGACGCTCAAAGAATCAGAACAAGGTTCACTCGACGCCCTCGGAACCGAACTCTACAGACTGCGGCTGTTCAATGATCCGGGGCTTAACAACCCCGATGAAATCCCTGACAGGCTTTCCGATAACCTGGATCTCGTGCTGCGGGTCTCCCATATGTCGAATAGGGATCGACGCCGGCTCACTAACAGTGTCACCAAAGTCGACGACAGCGAAAGGGAAGAACGGGAACAATCTGTAGCCAAGCTTCGACGGTTCGAACGAACAGGTGACTCGGAGATCCTCGCCGACCTGACGTACAATGAGGTCAACGAGATATTCTCCACCTCCGGCCAGTCCAGCCAGCGACGTTCAACCACCAGCACTCGGAGAGACGTCGAATCCGCTAGCGTGGAGGCAGTCTTCGACGACAACAACGAGGAACTGGAACGGCTTTCAGAAGAGTTCGATGACCAATACCGAGAAGCCGTCGAGGAAGAAGAAAACCGGGTCGACATGGAGTTCACCGGAGATGAACAGTTGGCCTTTGACGTCAACGACGACCTCTACTACTTTATTGAGCACTTCGTCACCGAGGACTCCTTCGGTGGTATCATCCACAACCCAGAGGACAGGCAAAGCGCGATCAAGAACTTCCAGGCTCTGAGAACCGAGAAGTTCCAGCCACGAGGCGAAGACAGCAGCTTCGAAAAACTCCGTAGAGTGGCTGAGAACAGCGGCAAGTTCGAGGACTTAGTTGCATCCATCGACCGATACGTAACAGCCCGTAGCGAACTCGTCGACGCCCTACCAGGACTATTATCCGCACCGCTTATCCGGCTTCTCGGAGACGATGACCTGCTCGAATCCGCAGAAAACTACATAGAGGCCTACCGTGAGGTCCAGGACAAACTGGACAAGAAGTACCGGGAGATTCAGGACGTTAGCTCTGAAGGCTCCTCCAAGCTTCTCTCCGACTTCCTCCTATTCGACACCGTCATTCTCGAATACGAAGACGATAGAGAACTCGTCCTCTCCCCACTCCACCCGCTCCACCTCTGGAAGTACTCCGAACTGGCGCGAGAGATGAAGGATGAAAAAGAGTCGCTGACCGAGGAAGAACGCAACTTCCTCATCAACAGCGTCGAAGAACAGCCACACGTCCTCCGCAGCATCCACGTCGGCGGGAACTACAGACTGGCGGATGAGACCTATCTCGTACAATCCGCGGAGCTCGACAGGCTGCCTGTCTATACCCGAATCGAGAATGCTGCAGAAGGAACGAACTCCAAGTTCTACGACTACGTCCTCGACAAGTTCACGTCAGCATACCCACCGTCTCAACGCCACCTCAAGATCAGCGTCATCGATCCTCTAGATCCTGTGGACCTTCTCTCTGACATCGCTGACTTAGCGGAGAAAGAAGAAATCCAAGGCGCAACAGTGGAGTTCGCCTTCATCGAGGACGAAGAGAAACCTGTCCTCAACGGCACTGCCTCACCAAGCGTCTCCGAGGATATCACTAATCTGTTCGGCCCAGACAACGACTCTGGGGAGTTCGAGATCGTTACAACCGAACATCCCAGCTATGACTCATACGCCGAGAGCCTGAAAGGCGACCCACAGCACTTCATCCTGATTAACGACCAGAGCAACTTCAGCATCCAGACCTTTGAGCGTGATGCTGAGACCACAATCCACCCGCTGTACGTCCCGAAAGAGTTCGACTACGACCTGCTTGAGGACAAAATCAATATCTCGCCGTCGAAGGAAGGAGTCCTCTTCTCCGAATACCAGGACCTGATCAACCAGCTGTATAATCAGCGGCAGGCCATCCACAATGCTGAGGTCAACGAACTCAACGTCGAAAAGGAGACTATCGACGACCTCCTCGACTCCGCGATCTGGGTCTCCATATCCTCACCGCCGATGAACGGCAACCCATTCTGGAAGGACAACCTGATTTCCAGAGAACGACGCGGCGAACGCGACTTCGCCACGTACTCAGAGGATATCGACTACTTCCGACGGGTTCTCCGCCGCATTATTACCGAATACCGTCTCGCGCCTGACGACACCGACTTGGAGGATATCGCGGAGAGAATCGCTGACCTACAACAAAGCGGCCTTCTCCGCCTCATCACCCGGGAAACCCTCGGCAGCGGGAAATCCAGAAATACGAAGGGCCTGCTTGGCTCCATTATCGCCGTCCAGTGGCTCCAGCAGACGCTGGCAGATCCCAAGCTGATCTTCTCCATCGACAACCCGCGTACCCGGGAATGGCTGAATCTGGGGGACAGCGAAAGCCGGGCCGACATCCTTACTGTCCAGTTCGACGATGATGGTGGCCTTATCCTCGACATCATCGAAATCAAGACTCTGGAAGAAACTAGCGGCGCCTACACCGTCAAAGACGAAGATGGCACCAAGGTCGTGGAAGGAAACGCTGTCGACCAAGTCTTCGAGACGACAGACACAATCCGTGGCCTGTTCACAGGCGACAAAAACCTCACCACGTCGCCCCGGAAAGAGGCTCTCCGCGAACAACTGTACTACGAATTGACCTCCGCAGAAGGGATGGAGGGTAAGCAGGAGTGGGCAGACCGGATTAACGACGTATTCAACGGGGATGCCCAAATCGAGATCAACCCGAGGATCGTATCGGTCGAAGTCACCAGCGAAGCCACTTCGGACGAACGGATTGACGGCGTAACTCCGAACGCCCAGTCCATCAGGGTTGACAAGCTTCCCCGACAATCAATCAAGCGGCTGATTGTCAGCGGCATCGAGGACCGGGAAGACCAACGGCCGGAAGAGGATGCCGAAGAGGAAGCTGTCGCAGAAGAGGAAACGGACGAAATCGACGAAAGCGAGACGGAAGTCGACAGAGAGGAAACCGGTGGGGAAGAGGAAGACACCGTCGGCGACGACGAAAAGACAGACGTCAATACTGAATCTGCTGACCGGTTCGGCGATCCCGAAGAATACACTGACTTGGTAGAAACCCTGAAACGGGTTCTCAACGAGTTCAAGATCAACATCCGGAACATCGATCCCGACGATATCGATGTCGGACCAAACGTGGTACGCTTCAAGATCCGTCTGGCACCAGGCGAGAAACAGAGTTCCCTGGAGCAACGGACAGAGGACATCGCCCGGGAAATGGCGTTCGAGAAAGAACCGATCGTCCAGCGACTGCCTGGAACAGAGTACGTAGCTCTGGACGTCCCCCGGGAAAACAACGTTGTGGTACCTCAACGCGACTACAGAGACCGGTACAAGCCGTCCGACGAGATTGAGACATCCTCACTACCCTTCCTAGCAGGCGTTACACCAGACGGTGATGTCTACCGTTCTGATCTCTCTGAAGCACCACACATGTTGGTCGGCGGGGCAACAGGCAGCGGGAAGACCGTGTTCCTGTACTCCTTGATTATGAACTTCATGGAGCAGAAAGGCGAAGACAACGTCGAGTTCGCCTTAGTTGATCCGAAGGAGACCGACTTCATCTTCTTCGATGCTCTGCCAAACCTTTCTAACGGCGAAGTGATCACTGACGCCGAAGATGCTGCCAACCTGTTCGAGTGGCTCGTCGAGGACGAAATCCCACGTAGAAAACAGCTGCTGCGGGAAAGCGTATGCCGTGACATCGGAGAGTACAACGAGCAGAACCCTGATGACCAGATGAAGCCGATCGTCGTCATCATCGACGAATACAGCGACCTACTCCAGCAACTTGGAGAAGACGCTGACGACACCGAGGACAACGTGCGCCGAATCGCCCAAATCGCACGGGCACAGGGTATCCATCTCGTCATCTCTACCCAGCGACCTTCACACGAAGCTATCGACACGGACCTCCGTGCTAATCTGGATACTCGGGTGGCTTTCCGGCTTCCAAAGCAGTCTGACTCTCGAATTCTAATCGACGAAGGTGGAGCAGAGGAACTTGGCGGAGACGGAGACATGCTACTGAAAGAAGCGGACAGAACCACTCGGCTACAAGGCCTCTATGTAGATTCTGATGACATCCGTAACCTCATCAATCAATATCGGTGA
- a CDS encoding Druantia anti-phage system protein DruA: protein MGANSEREVDFSPNLPDQYQRRFEALTDELIEFQEDLDREVAIKDEIRYIENEIEDEVTEGQIRYLAALEVLLDLIEINYDIRKNSELHVVRPDPDRYKDDPDEFKKQERAVLQKERRAQFREESVREFVRKMERDTRVNTNGGRSVLELITDGEELYQDLAPLQDQDQEEIAEDLEDVVQPYIQKVETGEKCDHTELDLMDIWRYFRYTWLTPYNTVPGRNINFLIRNAAKPKDPVMGIATLASPMMNLSVRDDYIGWTIDAVEDKLQRKKRVHEYEEQLPEEKRTPDKKTRTVTNTEWLETEEEYEERVSEFCSDIREALEDAIKDAISNIRHDDFAEEHPELSEESFVNPDERVIEILEQIEEEAEQTIENGEDENPEKMESWEERSETALFRKKRARALQKLLRDRKYFQEHSEEDDVEFIRTGLNNDSGRRAIKTALKEIKKERVGAGMMNIMVCGAIPPYNRILGGKLVAMALTGPKVIDMYQDKYGDYQSEIASSMKGEAVSKRNELVFLDTTGLFEIGSAQYDRIRVPTENGEIEYDQIGYTEGYGSIQFGPETRKRISQVTQLEEGRKVVRGRFGEGVSPRIRKIRRGLKNCGLETDLLKHESRRIVYGIDLAENSQDYLLGIDDNPEYYWKFDDPQKEQESIYQYWIDRWASMRAQKQDVLENIREFDKQEFKLSSEIDFDKRQASLSEFIISNS from the coding sequence ATGGGTGCGAATTCTGAACGAGAAGTGGATTTTTCGCCTAATCTCCCGGACCAGTACCAACGCCGATTTGAGGCTCTGACCGATGAACTGATCGAATTTCAGGAGGACCTCGACAGGGAAGTTGCCATCAAGGACGAGATTCGCTATATCGAGAACGAAATCGAGGATGAAGTAACTGAAGGCCAGATTCGATATCTCGCAGCGTTAGAGGTTCTCCTAGATCTCATTGAGATCAACTATGACATTCGCAAAAACTCCGAACTACACGTAGTTCGGCCGGATCCTGATCGCTACAAAGACGACCCTGATGAGTTCAAGAAACAGGAACGCGCTGTCCTTCAGAAAGAACGACGGGCGCAGTTCCGAGAGGAAAGCGTCCGCGAGTTCGTCCGGAAAATGGAGCGAGACACCCGCGTAAATACGAATGGCGGGCGAAGTGTTCTTGAACTAATAACCGATGGGGAAGAACTCTACCAAGACTTAGCACCGCTTCAGGACCAGGACCAAGAGGAAATCGCCGAAGATCTAGAAGACGTTGTCCAACCCTACATACAGAAAGTAGAGACTGGGGAGAAATGTGATCACACCGAGTTGGACCTGATGGATATCTGGCGGTATTTCCGCTACACTTGGCTAACACCATATAACACGGTCCCTGGAAGAAACATCAACTTCCTTATTAGAAATGCAGCGAAGCCGAAAGACCCGGTGATGGGGATTGCGACACTGGCAAGCCCGATGATGAACCTGTCAGTCAGGGATGACTATATCGGCTGGACTATTGACGCGGTCGAAGATAAACTCCAGCGGAAGAAACGGGTTCACGAATACGAGGAGCAGCTGCCAGAAGAGAAGCGGACGCCGGACAAGAAAACTCGGACAGTCACCAATACAGAATGGCTAGAGACCGAGGAAGAATACGAAGAGAGGGTCAGCGAGTTCTGCTCCGATATACGAGAAGCCCTAGAGGACGCCATTAAGGACGCAATATCTAACATCCGACACGACGACTTTGCCGAGGAGCACCCTGAACTCTCTGAGGAAAGCTTCGTCAATCCCGACGAACGGGTTATCGAGATTCTTGAGCAGATAGAAGAGGAAGCCGAGCAGACCATTGAAAATGGTGAGGACGAGAACCCGGAGAAGATGGAGTCTTGGGAGGAAAGAAGTGAAACAGCCCTGTTCCGGAAAAAACGTGCTCGAGCACTTCAAAAGCTTCTCCGCGACCGAAAATACTTCCAAGAACACAGCGAAGAGGACGATGTCGAGTTCATCAGAACTGGGTTGAATAACGACTCCGGGCGGCGAGCTATCAAAACAGCTCTGAAGGAGATCAAAAAGGAGCGGGTCGGTGCCGGGATGATGAACATCATGGTCTGTGGCGCTATCCCTCCCTATAACCGTATTCTCGGCGGGAAGCTTGTGGCGATGGCCTTGACGGGTCCCAAGGTCATCGACATGTACCAGGACAAATACGGCGACTACCAGAGCGAAATCGCCAGCTCGATGAAAGGCGAAGCAGTGAGTAAACGGAATGAACTGGTTTTCCTCGACACCACTGGCCTGTTTGAGATTGGAAGTGCCCAGTACGACCGTATCCGGGTTCCAACCGAAAACGGCGAGATCGAATACGACCAGATCGGGTACACTGAAGGGTACGGTTCAATCCAGTTCGGTCCCGAAACACGAAAACGGATTAGTCAGGTCACACAGTTAGAGGAAGGTCGCAAGGTGGTCCGAGGTCGGTTCGGAGAAGGTGTCTCTCCTCGCATCCGGAAAATCCGCCGTGGCCTGAAGAACTGCGGTTTAGAGACGGATCTCTTGAAACACGAGTCTAGACGGATTGTGTACGGAATCGATCTGGCGGAGAACTCCCAAGACTATCTACTGGGAATCGACGACAACCCGGAATACTACTGGAAGTTCGACGACCCACAGAAGGAGCAGGAGTCAATCTATCAGTATTGGATTGATAGGTGGGCAAGCATGAGAGCGCAGAAACAAGACGTCTTGGAGAATATTAGGGAATTTGACAAGCAAGAATTCAAATTGAGCAGCGAGATCGATTTCGACAAACGGCAAGCCAGTCTCAGTGAGTTCATTATAAGCAACAGTTAA